In Pseudomonas fluorescens, one genomic interval encodes:
- the phoU gene encoding phosphate signaling complex protein PhoU: MISKEGLTHHISAQFNAELEEVRSHLLAMGGLVEKQVNDAVTALIEADSGLAQQVREIDDQINQMERNIDEECLRILARRQPAASDLRLIISISKSVIDLERIGDEATKIARRAIQLCEEGEAPRGYVEVRHIGDQVRNMVRDALDAFARFDADLALSVAQYDKVIDREYKTALRELATYMMEDPRSISRVLSIIWVLRSLERIGDHARNISELVIYLVRGTDVRHLGLKRMKEEVEGTSGETANVPGNADDK; this comes from the coding sequence ATGATTAGTAAAGAAGGCCTTACCCACCACATCTCCGCGCAGTTCAACGCCGAGCTTGAGGAAGTGCGCAGCCACCTCCTGGCCATGGGCGGGCTGGTCGAGAAGCAGGTCAACGACGCGGTCACCGCGCTGATCGAGGCCGACTCTGGCCTGGCTCAGCAGGTGCGCGAGATCGACGACCAGATCAACCAGATGGAACGCAACATCGACGAAGAATGCCTGCGCATTCTTGCCCGTCGTCAGCCGGCGGCGTCCGACCTGCGGCTGATCATCAGCATCTCCAAGTCGGTGATCGATCTGGAGCGCATCGGCGACGAAGCGACCAAGATCGCCCGTCGCGCCATTCAGCTGTGCGAAGAAGGTGAAGCGCCGCGTGGTTACGTCGAGGTCCGTCACATCGGCGATCAGGTGCGCAACATGGTTCGCGATGCGCTGGACGCGTTTGCCCGCTTCGATGCCGATCTAGCCTTGTCGGTGGCGCAATACGACAAGGTCATCGACCGCGAATACAAGACCGCCCTGCGCGAGCTGGCGACCTACATGATGGAAGACCCGCGCTCTATCTCGCGGGTTCTGAGCATCATCTGGGTGCTGCGTTCGCTGGAACGCATCGGCGATCATGCGCGCAACATCTCGGAACTGGTGATCTACCTGGTGCGCGGCACCGACGTGCGTCACCTGGGCCTCAAACGCATGAAAGAAGAAGTTGAAGGTACAAGCGGCGAAACCGCTAATGTTCCGGGCAATGCTGACGATAAGTAA
- the pstB gene encoding phosphate ABC transporter ATP-binding protein PstB, producing MQHETHTHGINMSALGRDKQSLSLEQETVAIEVPGLSLFYGEKQALFDVSMNIPKQRVTAFIGPSGCGKSTLLRTFNRMNDLVDGCRVEGAINLYGNNIYRKGEDVAELRRRVGMVFQKPNPFPKTIYENVVYGLRIQGINKKRILDEAVEWALKGAALWDEVKDRLHDSALGLSGGQQQRLVIARTIAVEPEVLLLDEPCSALDPISTLKVEELIYELKSKFTIVIVTHNMQQAARVSDYTAFMYMGKLVEFGDTDTLFTNPAKKQTEDYITGRYG from the coding sequence ATGCAGCACGAAACACATACCCACGGCATCAACATGTCGGCCCTGGGTCGCGACAAGCAGAGCCTGAGCCTTGAGCAGGAAACCGTGGCCATCGAAGTCCCGGGCCTGAGCCTGTTCTACGGCGAGAAGCAGGCGCTGTTCGACGTCAGCATGAACATCCCGAAACAGCGCGTGACCGCGTTTATCGGCCCGTCCGGCTGCGGCAAGTCCACGCTGCTGCGTACCTTCAATCGTATGAACGACCTGGTTGACGGTTGCCGTGTCGAAGGTGCGATCAACCTGTACGGCAACAACATCTACCGCAAGGGTGAAGACGTTGCCGAGCTGCGTCGCCGCGTCGGCATGGTGTTCCAGAAGCCCAACCCGTTCCCCAAAACCATCTACGAAAACGTGGTCTACGGGCTGCGCATCCAGGGCATCAACAAGAAGCGCATTCTCGACGAAGCGGTCGAGTGGGCATTGAAAGGCGCGGCACTGTGGGACGAAGTCAAAGACCGTCTGCACGACTCGGCACTCGGCCTGTCCGGTGGTCAGCAGCAGCGTCTGGTGATCGCGCGCACCATCGCCGTTGAACCGGAAGTGTTGCTGCTCGACGAACCGTGCTCGGCCCTCGATCCGATCTCGACCCTGAAAGTCGAAGAGCTGATCTACGAGCTGAAGTCCAAGTTCACCATCGTCATCGTGACCCACAACATGCAGCAGGCCGCGCGGGTTTCCGACTACACGGCGTTCATGTACATGGGCAAACTGGTGGAATTCGGCGACACCGACACCCTGTTCACCAATCCGGCGAAGAAACAGACCGAAGACTACATCACCGGTCGTTATGGCTGA
- the pstA gene encoding phosphate ABC transporter permease PstA codes for MKQNSLNGWFKSGAPGVWISGGAVSIAVIMTIGLLAVIAVRGLGHFWPADLIHASYDVPGQANHLVIGEVVQKEEVPRARLKSAGLPVPDQGPEFMTRELIKVGNRDLNGNDFTWVVGEWLTKQTTPPELMAIERREWGNFYGYLVNVKQDGKVIAEGEAAWPELQARINRVNGLAAQLKSLEKTDIGAINAGLERIRLHGRKLELDGKLDATAQADMDAERAELNARYQDIEARLSDLHAQFNRDALTARDANGKEIEISLGKVVHAYQPNAMGTMTKIGFYFSKVWEFLSDDPREANTEGGIFPAIFGTVMMTLIMAMIVTPFGVLAAVYLREYAKQNALTRIIRIAVNNLAGVPAIVYGVFGLGFFVYVLGGSVDRLFFPEALPAPTFGTPGLLWASLTLALLAVPVVIVATEEGLARIPRTVREGSLALGATKAETLWKIVLPMASPAMMTGMILAVARAAGEVAPLMLVGVVKLAPSLPVDGNYPYLHLDQKIMHLGFHIYDVGFQSPNVEAARPLVYATALLLVLVIATLNLSAVWIRNHLREKYKALDS; via the coding sequence GTGAAACAGAACTCCCTGAATGGATGGTTCAAGAGCGGCGCCCCGGGCGTCTGGATCAGCGGTGGCGCGGTGTCCATCGCGGTCATCATGACCATTGGCCTGCTGGCGGTGATTGCCGTGCGCGGTCTGGGTCACTTCTGGCCGGCGGACCTGATCCACGCCAGCTACGACGTACCTGGCCAGGCCAATCATCTGGTCATCGGCGAAGTGGTACAGAAAGAAGAAGTACCGCGCGCACGCCTGAAAAGCGCCGGCCTGCCGGTGCCTGATCAGGGCCCGGAATTCATGACCCGCGAGCTGATCAAGGTCGGCAACCGTGACCTGAACGGCAACGACTTCACCTGGGTGGTCGGCGAGTGGCTGACCAAGCAGACCACGCCGCCGGAACTGATGGCGATCGAGCGTCGCGAGTGGGGCAACTTCTACGGCTACCTGGTCAACGTCAAACAGGACGGCAAGGTGATCGCCGAAGGCGAAGCGGCCTGGCCTGAGCTGCAAGCGCGGATCAACCGTGTGAACGGCCTTGCTGCACAACTCAAATCGCTGGAAAAGACCGACATCGGTGCGATCAACGCAGGGCTGGAACGCATCCGTCTGCACGGGCGCAAACTGGAACTGGACGGCAAGCTCGACGCCACCGCGCAAGCGGACATGGACGCCGAGCGTGCCGAGCTGAACGCGCGTTATCAGGACATCGAAGCGCGTCTGAGCGATCTGCATGCGCAGTTCAACCGCGACGCGCTGACTGCCCGCGATGCCAACGGCAAAGAGATCGAAATCAGCCTGGGCAAAGTGGTTCACGCCTATCAGCCGAATGCCATGGGCACGATGACCAAGATCGGTTTCTACTTCAGCAAGGTCTGGGAATTCCTTTCCGACGATCCGCGTGAAGCGAACACCGAAGGCGGGATCTTCCCGGCGATTTTCGGCACGGTGATGATGACCCTGATCATGGCGATGATCGTGACTCCGTTCGGCGTGCTGGCGGCGGTCTACCTGCGTGAATACGCCAAGCAGAACGCCCTGACCCGGATCATCCGCATCGCCGTGAACAACCTCGCCGGCGTTCCGGCGATCGTCTACGGCGTATTCGGTCTGGGCTTCTTCGTCTACGTGCTGGGTGGTTCGGTCGACCGTTTGTTCTTCCCCGAAGCACTGCCGGCGCCGACGTTCGGTACTCCGGGTCTGCTCTGGGCCTCGCTGACCCTGGCGCTGCTGGCGGTGCCGGTGGTGATCGTGGCGACCGAGGAAGGTCTGGCGCGTATCCCGCGCACCGTCCGTGAAGGCTCGCTGGCGCTGGGCGCGACCAAGGCGGAAACGCTGTGGAAGATCGTCCTGCCTATGGCCAGCCCGGCGATGATGACCGGCATGATCCTCGCCGTGGCCCGCGCCGCCGGTGAAGTGGCGCCGCTGATGCTGGTGGGTGTGGTGAAGCTGGCGCCGTCGCTGCCGGTGGACGGCAACTACCCATACCTGCACCTGGACCAGAAGATCATGCACCTGGGCTTCCACATCTATGACGTCGGCTTCCAGAGCCCGAACGTCGAAGCGGCACGACCACTGGTGTACGCCACGGCGCTGCTGCTGGTGCTGGTGATCGCTACGTTGAACCTGTCGGCGGTGTGGATTCGTAACCACCTGCGCGAAAAATACAAAGCGCTGGATAGCTAA
- a CDS encoding ABC transporter permease subunit: MQDAGKPLMISLEEQNQVAMRVSDKGQALFFDIDSGAELKRVDLPVPAGATVTSIGEDQPGHPLVAVGLSNGQALVFRHTYKVSYPDGKKTITPAIEYPYGEAPIAVNEGGGALEHVSLNATDSTLMLVGSTGSQLNVLALTSEENMMTGEVTNEQKRIELPQMTEPVKNIFVDPRQQWLYVVNGRAQADVFSLRDKSLNGRYKLLENADAEVTASTQLVGGISLIIGDSKGGLAQWFMARDTDGELRLKQIRTFQMGTTPIVEITAEERRKGFVALDASGKLGVFHSTAHRTLLVEPVAEGQGLFGLSPRANRVIVEAGGKLQPLLLDNPHPEVSWSALWSKVWYENYDEPKYVWQSTAANTDFEPKLSLSPLTFGTLKAAFYAMLLAAPLAVAAAIYTAYFMAPGMRRKVKPVIELMEAMPTVILGFFAGLFLAPYVEGHLPGIFSLLMLLPIGILVAGFTFSRLPESIRLKVPDGWESALLIPVILFVGWLSLYMSPYMENWFFGGDMRMWISHDLGITYDQRNALVVGLAMGFAVIPNIYSIAEDAVFSVPRGLTLGSLALGATPWQTMTRVVILTASPGIFSALMIGMGRAVGETMIVLMATGNTPVMEMNLFEGLRTLAANVAVEMPESEVGGSHYRVLFLSALVLLLFTFVMNTLAELIRQRLRKKYSSL; this comes from the coding sequence ATGCAGGACGCCGGCAAGCCGCTGATGATTTCGCTCGAAGAGCAGAATCAGGTGGCGATGCGCGTTTCCGACAAGGGCCAGGCGCTGTTCTTCGACATCGACAGTGGCGCTGAATTGAAGCGCGTCGATCTGCCGGTGCCTGCCGGCGCTACCGTAACTTCCATTGGCGAAGACCAGCCAGGTCATCCGCTGGTAGCCGTGGGCCTGTCCAACGGCCAGGCGCTGGTGTTCCGTCACACCTATAAAGTCAGCTACCCCGATGGCAAGAAAACCATCACCCCGGCCATCGAATACCCGTATGGCGAAGCGCCGATCGCGGTGAACGAGGGCGGCGGTGCGCTGGAGCACGTCAGCCTCAACGCCACCGATTCGACGCTGATGCTGGTCGGTTCTACCGGTTCGCAACTCAATGTGCTGGCGCTGACCAGCGAAGAAAACATGATGACCGGCGAAGTCACCAACGAGCAGAAGCGTATCGAGCTGCCGCAGATGACTGAACCGGTGAAAAACATCTTCGTCGACCCGCGCCAGCAATGGCTGTACGTGGTCAACGGGCGTGCCCAGGCCGACGTGTTCAGCTTGCGCGACAAGAGCCTCAACGGTCGCTACAAGCTGCTGGAAAACGCTGACGCCGAAGTCACCGCGAGCACGCAACTGGTGGGCGGCATCTCGCTGATCATCGGTGATTCCAAGGGTGGCCTGGCCCAGTGGTTCATGGCTCGCGATACCGATGGCGAGCTGCGCCTGAAGCAGATCCGTACCTTCCAGATGGGCACCACGCCGATTGTTGAAATTACCGCCGAAGAGCGTCGCAAGGGCTTCGTGGCCCTCGATGCCAGCGGCAAGCTCGGCGTGTTCCACAGCACCGCGCACCGCACCCTGCTGGTCGAGCCGGTTGCCGAAGGCCAGGGCCTGTTCGGCCTGTCGCCACGCGCCAACCGGGTGATCGTCGAGGCCGGCGGCAAGCTGCAACCGCTGCTGCTCGACAACCCGCACCCGGAAGTGTCGTGGAGCGCGTTGTGGAGCAAGGTCTGGTACGAGAACTACGACGAACCTAAATACGTCTGGCAATCGACCGCCGCCAACACCGATTTCGAACCGAAACTGAGCCTGTCGCCACTGACCTTCGGCACCCTGAAGGCGGCGTTCTACGCCATGCTGCTGGCTGCGCCGCTGGCGGTTGCCGCAGCGATCTACACCGCGTACTTCATGGCCCCGGGCATGCGCCGCAAGGTCAAACCGGTGATCGAGCTGATGGAAGCGATGCCGACGGTAATCCTCGGTTTCTTCGCCGGTCTGTTCCTCGCCCCGTATGTGGAAGGGCATCTGCCGGGCATCTTCAGCCTGCTGATGCTGTTGCCGATCGGCATTCTGGTCGCCGGCTTCACCTTCAGTCGTCTGCCTGAGTCGATCCGCCTGAAAGTCCCGGATGGCTGGGAAAGTGCGCTGTTGATTCCGGTGATCCTGTTTGTCGGTTGGCTGTCGCTGTACATGAGTCCGTACATGGAGAACTGGTTCTTCGGCGGTGACATGCGCATGTGGATCTCCCACGACCTGGGCATCACCTACGACCAGCGCAACGCTCTGGTAGTCGGTCTGGCGATGGGTTTTGCGGTGATCCCGAACATCTACTCGATTGCCGAAGATGCCGTGTTCAGTGTGCCGCGTGGCCTGACCCTCGGTTCCCTGGCGCTCGGTGCCACGCCGTGGCAGACCATGACCCGCGTGGTGATCCTCACCGCCAGCCCGGGCATCTTCTCCGCACTGATGATCGGCATGGGCCGTGCGGTCGGCGAAACCATGATCGTGCTGATGGCCACGGGTAACACCCCGGTCATGGAAATGAACCTGTTCGAAGGCCTGCGCACCCTGGCCGCCAACGTCGCGGTGGAAATGCCCGAGTCGGAAGTCGGCGGCAGCCACTACCGCGTGCTGTTCCTCTCGGCGCTGGTGCTGCTGTTGTTCACCTTCGTCATGAACACCCTGGCAGAACTGATTCGTCAGCGTCTGCGCAAGAAATACTCGTCGCTTTAA
- a CDS encoding phosphate ABC transporter substrate-binding protein PstS, translating into MKLKRLMAAMTFVAAGVATAHAVAAGVDPAIPAYTKVTGVSGNLSSVGSDTLANLMTLWAENYKKEYPNVNIQIQAAGSATAPPALTEGTSNLGPMSRKMKDTELAAFEQKYGYKPTAIPVAVDALAVFVHKDNPIQHLTMEQVDAIFSSTRLCGAKADVKTWGDLGVTGDLANKPVQLFGRNSVSGTYGYFKEEALCKGDYKPNVNEQPGSASVVQSISSSLNGIGYSGIGYKTASVKTVALSKKGSTDFIEDTEENALNGKYPLSRFLYVYVNKAPNKPLAPLEAEFVKLVLSKQGQEVVVKDGYIPLPAKVAAKALADLGLQEGGAEVAKK; encoded by the coding sequence ATGAAACTGAAGCGTTTGATGGCGGCAATGACTTTTGTCGCTGCTGGCGTTGCGACTGCCCACGCGGTAGCCGCTGGCGTTGACCCGGCAATTCCGGCTTACACCAAGGTCACCGGTGTATCGGGCAACTTGTCCAGCGTTGGTTCCGACACTCTGGCCAACCTCATGACCCTGTGGGCTGAGAACTACAAGAAAGAATACCCGAACGTAAACATCCAGATTCAGGCCGCTGGCTCCGCCACCGCGCCACCTGCGCTGACTGAAGGCACCTCCAACCTCGGCCCGATGAGCCGCAAGATGAAGGACACCGAACTGGCGGCCTTCGAACAGAAATACGGCTACAAGCCAACCGCTATCCCGGTGGCCGTGGACGCCCTGGCGGTGTTCGTGCACAAGGACAACCCGATCCAGCACCTGACCATGGAACAGGTTGACGCGATCTTCTCGTCCACCCGTCTGTGCGGCGCCAAAGCCGACGTGAAAACCTGGGGCGACCTGGGTGTGACCGGCGACCTGGCCAACAAGCCAGTGCAACTGTTCGGTCGTAACTCGGTATCCGGCACCTACGGCTACTTCAAAGAAGAAGCCTTGTGCAAAGGCGACTACAAACCTAACGTCAACGAACAACCAGGCTCGGCGTCGGTTGTGCAGTCGATCAGCTCCTCGCTGAACGGCATCGGTTACTCGGGCATCGGCTACAAGACTGCCAGCGTGAAGACCGTTGCTCTGTCGAAGAAAGGCAGCACTGACTTCATCGAAGACACCGAAGAAAACGCCCTGAACGGCAAGTACCCGCTGTCGCGCTTCCTCTACGTTTACGTGAACAAGGCCCCGAACAAGCCTCTGGCCCCGCTGGAAGCCGAGTTCGTGAAACTGGTTCTGTCCAAACAGGGCCAGGAAGTTGTGGTGAAAGACGGCTACATCCCACTGCCGGCCAAGGTTGCTGCAAAAGCACTGGCTGACCTGGGTCTGCAGGAAGGCGGCGCTGAAGTCGCAAAAAAGTAA
- a CDS encoding MFS transporter yields the protein MTTAPSSLAQPEQPARPLTRNDYKTLSLSALGGALEFYDFIIFVFFATVVGKLFFPADMPEWLRLMQTFGIFAAGYLARPLGGIVMAHFGDLLGRKKMFTLSIFMMAVPTLIMGLLPTYAQIGMWAPILLLLMRVIQGAAIGGEVPGAWVFVSEHVPQKHIGYACGTLTSGLTAGILLGSLVATAINSIYTPGEVADYAWRIPFLLGGVFGLFSVYLRRWLHETPVFAELQLRKALAEEVPLRAVLRDHRGAIAVSMLLTWLLSAGIVVVILMTPTVLQTVYHFSATVALQSNSLAIVFLSVGCIISGALADRLGAGRVFVFGSLGLLISSWTFYHSLADHPNWLFPLYALTGLLVGTIGAVPYVMVKAFPPVVRFSGLSFSYNVAYAIFGGLTPMVVSLLLKESAMGPAYYVAVLCTMGILVGAWLWKKGR from the coding sequence ATGACCACAGCGCCTTCGAGCCTCGCGCAGCCCGAGCAACCTGCACGCCCCCTGACCCGCAATGACTACAAGACTCTGTCGCTATCGGCCCTGGGCGGTGCGCTGGAGTTTTACGATTTCATCATCTTCGTGTTCTTCGCCACCGTGGTCGGCAAGCTGTTCTTCCCGGCCGACATGCCCGAGTGGCTGCGCCTGATGCAGACCTTCGGCATTTTCGCCGCCGGTTACCTTGCGCGGCCGCTGGGCGGCATCGTCATGGCGCACTTCGGCGACCTGCTGGGGCGCAAGAAGATGTTCACCCTGAGCATTTTCATGATGGCCGTGCCGACCCTGATCATGGGCCTGCTGCCGACCTACGCGCAGATCGGTATGTGGGCGCCGATCCTGCTGTTGTTGATGCGAGTTATCCAGGGCGCGGCGATTGGCGGGGAAGTGCCGGGGGCGTGGGTCTTCGTTTCCGAACACGTGCCGCAAAAGCACATCGGCTACGCCTGCGGCACCCTGACCAGCGGCCTGACCGCCGGCATCCTGCTCGGCTCATTGGTCGCCACGGCGATCAACAGCATTTATACCCCGGGGGAAGTCGCCGATTACGCCTGGCGGATCCCGTTCCTGCTCGGAGGCGTGTTCGGTCTGTTCTCGGTGTACCTGCGCCGCTGGCTGCATGAAACCCCGGTGTTCGCCGAGCTGCAACTGCGCAAGGCGCTCGCCGAAGAAGTACCGCTGCGTGCGGTACTGCGTGACCATCGCGGGGCGATTGCGGTCTCGATGCTGCTGACCTGGCTGCTGTCCGCCGGGATTGTCGTGGTGATCCTGATGACCCCGACCGTGCTGCAGACGGTCTATCACTTCTCAGCGACAGTGGCGCTGCAATCCAACAGCCTGGCGATCGTGTTCCTCAGCGTCGGTTGCATCATCTCCGGTGCTCTGGCCGACCGTCTCGGCGCCGGCCGGGTGTTTGTCTTTGGTTCGCTGGGCTTGCTGATCAGTTCCTGGACCTTCTATCACAGCCTCGCCGATCACCCGAACTGGCTGTTCCCGCTGTATGCGCTGACCGGTCTGCTGGTCGGCACCATCGGTGCGGTGCCGTACGTGATGGTCAAGGCATTCCCGCCGGTGGTGCGCTTCAGCGGATTGTCGTTCTCGTACAACGTGGCGTACGCGATCTTCGGTGGCCTGACGCCGATGGTGGTCAGCCTGCTGCTTAAAGAGAGTGCGATGGGCCCGGCTTACTATGTGGCGGTGCTGTGCACGATGGGGATTCTGGTGGGGGCGTGGCTCTGGAAAAAGGGGCGCTGA
- a CDS encoding acyl-CoA thioesterase, producing MIELEQEDPIPQGDLALQITALPRETNGFGDIFGGWLVAQMDLAGTAMASRVAGGRVATVAIDRMAFLVPVAVGAQLSFYTQTLEIGRSSIQMMVEVWSDDPLSSEWRKVTEAVFVFVAIDGSGRTRSVPPRAR from the coding sequence ATGATAGAGCTCGAACAAGAAGATCCGATCCCGCAAGGCGACCTGGCCTTGCAAATTACCGCACTCCCGCGCGAAACCAACGGCTTTGGCGATATTTTCGGCGGCTGGCTGGTGGCGCAGATGGATCTGGCGGGTACCGCAATGGCCAGCCGCGTGGCCGGTGGTCGCGTAGCCACTGTCGCCATCGACCGCATGGCCTTCCTGGTGCCGGTCGCGGTGGGCGCGCAATTGTCCTTTTATACCCAGACCCTGGAAATCGGCCGCAGCTCGATCCAGATGATGGTCGAAGTGTGGAGCGACGATCCGCTGTCCAGCGAGTGGCGTAAAGTGACCGAGGCGGTATTCGTCTTCGTCGCCATCGACGGCAGCGGTCGCACCCGCTCAGTGCCACCGCGCGCGCGTTAA
- a CDS encoding D-hexose-6-phosphate mutarotase yields MNTPNVEAVKLDELNCWRIRHGQAEVLVAQQGAHILSYQIDGQPPIIWLNDKAVFKTGKSIRAGVPVCWPWFGKFERNPQSVQAMYTGEQPAPAHGLVRAMDWELGGIESEADGVKVEFRLPYPEGGLPGWPHQVDLTLTLHLSDQLHISLTSHNRGVETVSISQALHTYFAVSDVRNVHVEGVEGLNYIETLDNWNTHRQQGELRFTGETDRIYLDAPAQLSIVDPTWERRIVLSASGSRTAVIWNPWIDRAAALADMDNDGWQRMLCIETANVMDDVVTLGSGASHTMGVSIGSKPL; encoded by the coding sequence ATGAACACGCCCAACGTTGAAGCGGTGAAACTGGATGAACTGAACTGCTGGCGCATCCGCCACGGTCAGGCCGAAGTGCTGGTGGCCCAGCAAGGCGCGCACATCCTCAGTTATCAAATCGACGGCCAGCCGCCGATCATCTGGCTCAACGACAAGGCTGTGTTCAAGACCGGCAAGAGCATCCGTGCCGGTGTGCCGGTGTGCTGGCCGTGGTTCGGCAAGTTCGAACGCAACCCGCAGAGCGTGCAGGCCATGTATACCGGTGAGCAACCGGCACCCGCGCACGGTCTGGTGCGGGCGATGGATTGGGAGCTGGGCGGCATCGAATCAGAGGCTGACGGCGTCAAGGTTGAATTCAGGCTGCCCTACCCCGAAGGTGGCCTGCCGGGCTGGCCGCATCAGGTCGATCTGACCCTGACCCTGCATCTGAGTGATCAGTTGCACATCAGCCTGACCAGCCACAATCGGGGTGTCGAAACCGTCAGCATCAGCCAGGCGCTGCACACTTATTTCGCGGTCAGTGATGTGCGTAACGTGCACGTCGAGGGTGTTGAAGGGCTGAATTACATCGAGACTCTGGACAACTGGAACACCCACCGCCAGCAAGGCGAACTGCGCTTTACCGGGGAAACCGACCGCATCTACCTCGACGCGCCAGCGCAACTGAGCATCGTCGATCCGACCTGGGAACGACGCATCGTACTGAGCGCCAGCGGCTCACGCACGGCAGTGATCTGGAACCCGTGGATCGACCGCGCGGCAGCACTGGCCGACATGGACAACGATGGCTGGCAGCGCATGCTGTGCATCGAGACGGCGAATGTGATGGATGATGTGGTCACGCTGGGCTCGGGTGCGAGCCATACCATGGGCGTCAGCATCGGCAGCAAACCGCTCTGA
- a CDS encoding DUF3299 domain-containing protein — MRRLLLTLLLLGSGLAHAGELPETDWLELMPKSDQKALEAMPEIDHNSPEATGTFTEKGGMKQAKGLPAVMYSTKTVASMNDKHIRIGGYPVPLESDAKGRSTLFFLVPYPGACIHVPPPPPNQLVLVRYPKGLKLDDIYTPLWVTGTLKIEKVSNDLADAAYALEADKVRVVQESDL, encoded by the coding sequence ATGCGCCGTCTTCTGTTGACTCTTCTTTTGCTGGGCAGCGGTCTGGCCCACGCCGGCGAACTGCCGGAAACCGACTGGCTGGAACTGATGCCCAAGTCGGACCAGAAAGCCCTCGAGGCCATGCCCGAAATCGACCACAACTCCCCGGAAGCCACCGGCACCTTCACCGAGAAGGGCGGGATGAAACAGGCTAAAGGCCTGCCGGCGGTGATGTATTCGACCAAGACCGTGGCGTCGATGAACGACAAGCACATCCGCATCGGTGGCTACCCGGTGCCGCTGGAATCCGACGCCAAGGGCCGCAGCACGCTGTTCTTCCTCGTGCCGTACCCTGGCGCCTGCATCCACGTGCCACCGCCACCACCGAATCAACTGGTGCTGGTGCGTTATCCCAAGGGTTTGAAGCTGGATGACATCTACACGCCGCTGTGGGTAACCGGCACGCTGAAGATCGAGAAGGTCAGCAATGACCTGGCCGATGCGGCGTATGCGCTGGAAGCTGACAAAGTGCGGGTGGTGCAGGAGTCTGATCTCTAA
- a CDS encoding GlsB/YeaQ/YmgE family stress response membrane protein has protein sequence MGIIGTIFIGLIVGLLARFLKPGDDSMGWIMTILLGIGGSLAATYGGQALGIYQAGQGAGFIGALVGAIVLLVIYGLIKKN, from the coding sequence ATGGGAATTATCGGAACCATCTTTATCGGCTTGATCGTCGGCCTGCTGGCACGCTTCCTCAAACCGGGCGATGACAGCATGGGCTGGATCATGACCATCCTGCTCGGTATCGGCGGTTCGCTGGCGGCCACTTACGGCGGCCAGGCCCTGGGTATCTATCAGGCAGGTCAGGGCGCAGGCTTCATCGGTGCACTGGTCGGCGCGATCGTGCTGCTGGTGATCTACGGCCTGATCAAAAAGAACTGA